A genomic window from Labrus bergylta chromosome 7, fLabBer1.1, whole genome shotgun sequence includes:
- the LOC114917146 gene encoding E3 ubiquitin-protein ligase TRIM21, protein MAAQFRQSAQQKASCKPGKVPCDVCTGTVLKAQKSCLVCLVSYCEAHLEPHLTMSGLKRHQLIAPVENLESRMCEKHDKLLELFCKNDQMCVCMLCTIEDHKKHDVVPLKEEYKGKKAKLGKTEAEIQQMIQKRRQKIQEIKHSVELSDKNAERETTEGVQVFTALMETVQRNLNKLLDTIKEKQRKTEKQAEGFIKELEQEISELEKSSTEVKQLSGSRDHLHLLQNFTSLNAAPYTKNWTEVRVHPPSYKGTVVRAVSQLEVTISEQMKRLYKVEVKRVQQYEVDVTLDPDTANPYLILSNDGKQVKYGDAKKILPDTPGRFTKYSIVLSKQSFSSGRFYYEVQVKGKIEWNLGVARGSIDRKGEIALCPQKGLWTICLRNENEFKAGVGPGVRLSLKSGPKKVGVFVDYEEGLVSFYDVDAAALIYSFTGCSFTEKLYPYFCPFPNSGGKNSAPLIISPVNQTE, encoded by the coding sequence ATGGCTGCTCAGTTCAGACAGTCAGCTCAACAGAAAGCAAGCTGCAAACCAGGAAAAGTTCCCTGTGACGTCTGCACTGGAACCGTACTGAAGGCCCAGAAGTCCTGCCTGGTGTGTCTGGTTTCTTACTGTGAGGCTCACCTGGAGCCTCATCTGACAATGTCAGGTCTGAAAAGACATCAGCTGATCGCCCCCGTGGAGAACCTGGAAAGCCGGATGTGTGAGAAGCACGACAAACTGCTGGAGCTGTTCTGTAAGAACGACCAgatgtgtgtctgcatgctgtGCACAATTGAAGACCACAAGAAACATGATGTTGTTCCTCTGAAAGAAGAATATAAAGGAAAGAAGGCCAAGCTGGGgaagacagaggctgaaattcagCAGATGATCCAGAAGAGACGACAGAAGATTCAGGAGATCAAACATTCAGTGGAGCTCAGTGATAagaatgcagagagagagaccacagAAGGTGTTCAGGTCTTCACTGCTTTAATGGAGACTGTGCAGAGAAACCTAAACAAGCTCCTTGACACAATCaaagagaagcagaggaagacagagaaacAGGCAGAAGGCTTTATCAAAGAGCTGGAACAGGAAATCTCTGAGCTGGAGAAGAGTAGCACTGAGGTGAAGCAGCTCTCAGGCTCTAGAGACCACCTCCACCTTCTCCAAAACTTCACATCACTGAACGCTGCTCCATACACCAAGAACTGGACTGAAGTCAGAGTCCATCCACCTTCATATAAGGGGACTGTGGTGAGAGCTGTGAGCCAGCTGGAGGTGACGATCAGTGAACAGATGAAGCGGCTCTACAAGGTGGAGGTGAAGAGGGTCCAGCAGTATGAGGTGGATGTGACACTCGATCCTGATACAGCAAATCCCTATCTCATCCTGTCTAATGATGGAAAACAAGTTAAATATGGTGATGCAAAGAAGATTCTCCCAGACACTCCAGGGAGATTTACTAAGTATAGTATTGTTTTATCAAAGCAGAGTTTCTCTTCCGGCAGATTTTACTACGAGGTTCAGGTTAAAGGGAAGATTGAGTGGAATTTAGGAGTGGCCAGAGGGTCGATCGACAGAAAAGGAGAAATTGCTCTGTGTCCTCAGAAAGGTTTGTGGACGATATGTTTGAGGAATGAAAATGAGTTCAAAGCTGGTGTTGGCCCAGGAGTTCGTCTCTCTCTGAAGTCCGGTCCTAAGAAGGTGGGGGTGTTTGTGGATTATGAGGAGGGTCTGGTCTCCTTTTATGACGTCGATGCTGCAGCTCTGATCTACTCCTTCACTGGCTGCTCCTTCACTGAGAAGCTCTACCCATACTTTTGTCCCTTTCCTAACAGTGGTGGTAAAAACTCTGCCCCTCTGATCATCtctcctgtcaatcaaactgaaTAG